In one Lolium rigidum isolate FL_2022 chromosome 3, APGP_CSIRO_Lrig_0.1, whole genome shotgun sequence genomic region, the following are encoded:
- the LOC124701460 gene encoding uncharacterized protein LOC124701460 — translation MGACNSCEATAVAAVTGGAAVGEATAARVVLADGELQRFPGGTLATHALKAAASAAAGGAGACFLCSADGLELGGAVAAVAADEELQPGQLYFVLPAAMRRRPLRAEEMAALAIRASAALGADHHGPLVFPDSAAGGAPVRSGEKGSRRRSRRTASLGRDFVTDLGAIAE, via the coding sequence ATGGGCGCGTGCAACTCGTGCGAGGCTACGGCAGTGGCGGCGGTGACTGGCGGTGCCGCTGTGGGTGAGGCGACAGCGGCGAGGGTGGTGCTAGCAGACGGCGAGCTGCAGCGGTTCCCCGGGGGCACCCTAGCGACGCATGCGCTAAAGGCTGCGGCATCTGCTgccgcgggcggcgcgggcgcttGCTTCCTGTGCAGCGCCGACGGGCTCGAGCTCGGCGGCGCCGTGGCGGCAGTCGCTGCAGACGAGGAGCTACAGCCCGGGCAGCTCTACTTCGTGCTCCCCGCGGCCATGCGGCGGCGTCCGCTGCGGGCGGAGGAGATGGCCGCGCTCGCCATCCGCGCCAGCGCCGCGCTGGGGGCCGACCACCACGGCCCGCTCGTTTTCCCGGACTCGGCCGCCGGAGGCGCCCCTGTGAGGAGCGGAGAGAAGGGGTCCCGGCGGCGCTCGCGGAGGACAGCCAGCCTGGGCCGGGACTTCGTGACAGACCTCGGAGCCATTGCAGAGTAG